In Methanobacterium paludis, the following proteins share a genomic window:
- a CDS encoding MBL fold metallo-hydrolase, whose protein sequence is MNLKILYNNESGVKNFMKSWGFSCLVETDKNNVLFDTGWDGNVLLHNMELFDVKPENIQNLVLSHQDWDHISGLNHILAGTDFPEVYVPKSFSENLKNEIKRYSNLFEVSNPVEICEGVYSTGELGNEKIEQSLILQTVKGVVVLTGCAHPGLENIIKTAKRFGKIYGVVGGLHDLQSIDFLEEIPFLMPCHCTRHKNDIKTAFPDSYHECGNISFNELR, encoded by the coding sequence ATGAACCTTAAAATCCTTTACAACAATGAATCAGGCGTTAAAAATTTCATGAAAAGCTGGGGATTTTCATGTCTTGTAGAAACAGATAAAAACAACGTCTTATTTGACACAGGGTGGGATGGTAACGTATTGCTTCATAATATGGAATTATTTGATGTAAAACCTGAAAATATCCAAAATTTGGTTTTGTCCCACCAGGACTGGGATCATATAAGTGGACTGAATCACATTTTGGCTGGCACTGATTTTCCAGAAGTGTATGTTCCTAAATCTTTCTCAGAAAATCTTAAAAATGAAATAAAGAGATATTCAAATCTTTTTGAGGTTTCAAATCCAGTTGAAATATGTGAAGGAGTTTATTCAACAGGTGAACTGGGGAATGAAAAAATTGAACAATCTTTAATACTCCAAACAGTTAAGGGAGTGGTTGTTTTGACGGGCTGTGCACATCCCGGTCTTGAAAATATAATTAAAACTGCAAAAAGATTTGGGAAGATTTATGGTGTTGTAGGGGGGTTGCATGACTTACAGAGTATCGATTTTCTTGAAGAAATACCTTTTTTAATGCCATGTCACTGTACAAGGCATAAAAATGACATAAAAACAGCTTTTCCCGATAGTTATCATGAATGTGGAAACATAAGCTTTAATGAATTGAGATAA
- a CDS encoding Mrp/NBP35 family ATP-binding protein translates to MVNEHQGNPQEQQKLALMEQNIKITKNMNNIKYKIAVMSGKGGVGKSTVAVNLAAALSKKGYKAGIMDADIHGPNVPKMMGVEEKKIEIEGNSLLPVKTDEGIAVMSMAFLLESHDSPIIWRGPQKTGAIREFLADVSWGNLDVLIIDNPPGTGDEPLTVLQTLPFLDGVVVVTTPQSVAIDDVEKSVNMARQLKIKIIGVIENMSGFVCPHCGEETPIFGQGGGEQMAKSMGIPFLGRLPIDPKAPTAPDEGSPMVVKHPESVLSKKFLEIVGKIEFEIEK, encoded by the coding sequence ATGGTCAATGAACATCAAGGAAACCCTCAAGAACAACAGAAATTAGCTTTAATGGAGCAAAATATCAAAATTACAAAGAATATGAATAATATAAAATATAAAATTGCAGTTATGAGTGGAAAGGGAGGGGTTGGTAAATCCACGGTTGCTGTGAACCTGGCAGCTGCCCTTTCCAAGAAGGGATATAAAGCGGGAATCATGGATGCAGATATACACGGACCAAACGTTCCTAAGATGATGGGAGTTGAGGAAAAGAAGATTGAAATTGAAGGAAATTCATTACTGCCTGTGAAAACTGATGAAGGCATAGCAGTGATGTCCATGGCATTTTTACTTGAGTCTCATGACTCACCAATTATCTGGAGGGGTCCGCAAAAAACTGGAGCAATAAGAGAGTTTTTAGCAGATGTTTCATGGGGAAACTTGGATGTACTGATCATAGACAATCCTCCGGGAACTGGTGACGAACCATTAACCGTTTTACAGACCCTTCCATTCCTTGATGGGGTTGTTGTGGTCACCACGCCCCAGTCCGTTGCAATTGATGATGTTGAAAAATCTGTTAACATGGCCAGACAGTTGAAGATCAAAATCATTGGTGTAATAGAAAACATGTCCGGTTTTGTTTGTCCCCACTGCGGCGAAGAAACCCCAATATTTGGTCAAGGCGGCGGAGAACAAATGGCAAAATCTATGGGTATTCCTTTCCTAGGTAGACTGCCAATAGACCCTAAGGCTCCAACAGCACCAGATGAAGGATCACCAATGGTGGTTAAACACCCCGAATCAGTACTATCAAAGAAATTCCTAGAAATTGTGGGTAAAATAGAGTTTGAAATCGAGAAGTAA
- a CDS encoding NifB/NifX family molybdenum-iron cluster-binding protein produces MTMICVPTESDIGPYAEMSAHFGKTSYFVFAEVENGIIKCYESKKCTGRHEGGTMTPAEIIAESSADILICGGLGSKAISILTQNGITIFSGASGTVEDVIKQWNAGKLSSTNENSCPKDN; encoded by the coding sequence ATGACCATGATTTGCGTACCTACAGAAAGCGATATAGGCCCATACGCTGAAATGTCAGCACATTTCGGTAAAACTTCTTACTTCGTCTTTGCCGAAGTTGAAAATGGAATAATTAAATGTTATGAATCTAAAAAATGTACAGGGAGACATGAAGGTGGAACTATGACCCCTGCTGAAATAATAGCAGAATCAAGTGCTGATATCTTGATCTGCGGAGGTTTGGGATCGAAGGCAATATCCATATTAACCCAAAATGGTATAACCATATTTTCAGGAGCTTCAGGAACTGTTGAAGATGTAATTAAACAATGGAACGCAGGAAAACTTTCTTCAACAAATGAGAACTCCTGTCCTAAAGACAATTAA
- a CDS encoding hydrogenase maturation nickel metallochaperone HypA, whose product MTNERRYKCRVCGFEWHSPEKEYEKCPDCESEDIYTISLEEEIPKAMGQPGLGRRGGSGARMGAGAPRVCKCPQCGYESEKTPGIPCRTAKCPKCDTSLCGAE is encoded by the coding sequence ATGACAAACGAAAGAAGGTATAAATGCAGGGTATGTGGCTTTGAATGGCACAGTCCTGAAAAAGAATATGAGAAATGTCCTGACTGTGAATCTGAAGACATATACACAATTTCTCTTGAGGAAGAAATTCCCAAAGCGATGGGACAACCAGGTTTAGGAAGGAGAGGAGGAAGTGGCGCACGGATGGGTGCCGGTGCTCCAAGGGTATGCAAATGCCCCCAGTGTGGTTACGAATCTGAAAAAACTCCGGGAATCCCATGCAGAACAGCTAAATGTCCCAAATGTGACACATCTTTATGCGGTGCAGAGTAA
- a CDS encoding DUF134 domain-containing protein produces MPRPRRCRKIFGEPSVRCFKPDTKNNGQFEVIKINLDEFEAVRLRDYQQIQQK; encoded by the coding sequence ATGCCTAGACCAAGAAGATGCAGGAAAATATTTGGAGAACCATCAGTAAGGTGTTTTAAACCAGATACTAAAAATAACGGGCAATTTGAAGTTATAAAAATAAATTTAGATGAATTTGAGGCAGTGAGACTTCGAGATTATCAGCAGATACAGCAAAAGTAA
- a CDS encoding metallophosphoesterase, with amino-acid sequence MRRILQFASFLSLFFVGFLALNYFVFYGMAFLLGMSQNIIFYILMFTAAASYPVATLIEKTVSNNLTRIFYAAASAWMGISFYLLFFLVIYGILSFFVKIPHETAGIIIGILTLALSIYSIVNSLLLNTKEINIHITGLNEDLKVVQLSDIHIGSIRNSGYMEKIVAETNKLKPDIVLITGDMVDGSARLHTHTFKSINDLDAPVFFVTGNHDFYEGLDEVFRVLKDIKIKILCDEMVECCGLQIVGVNYSFKKDHLKKVLSQLDINNEKPSVLLYHLPRGLKTANEAGVDLQLSGHTHKGQMFPFNFLVKLMFPYVKGIYEYNGAQLKTYLYVSPGTGTWGPPMRLGSKCEITLINLRSGVQG; translated from the coding sequence ATGAGAAGAATCCTTCAGTTTGCAAGTTTTCTATCCCTGTTCTTTGTGGGATTTTTAGCCCTTAACTACTTTGTTTTTTATGGGATGGCATTTTTATTGGGCATGTCCCAGAACATAATTTTTTACATTCTCATGTTCACTGCAGCAGCTTCATATCCTGTAGCCACACTTATTGAAAAAACTGTCTCAAACAATTTAACCCGAATTTTCTACGCTGCAGCCTCTGCATGGATGGGAATATCCTTTTATTTACTCTTCTTCCTGGTAATTTATGGAATATTGTCATTTTTTGTTAAAATACCTCATGAAACAGCAGGAATTATAATAGGGATATTAACACTTGCATTAAGTATTTATTCAATTGTTAACAGCTTATTATTAAATACAAAAGAAATCAACATTCATATAACTGGTTTAAATGAAGATTTAAAGGTTGTTCAACTAAGCGATATTCATATAGGTTCTATAAGAAATTCTGGTTATATGGAAAAGATAGTAGCTGAAACAAATAAATTAAAACCTGACATTGTTTTAATAACTGGAGATATGGTGGATGGAAGTGCAAGGCTTCACACTCATACCTTCAAGTCTATAAATGATTTAGATGCACCAGTATTCTTTGTAACTGGAAATCATGATTTTTATGAAGGATTGGATGAGGTTTTCCGGGTTTTAAAGGATATAAAAATTAAGATTCTTTGCGATGAGATGGTGGAGTGTTGTGGATTGCAGATAGTTGGTGTAAACTACTCTTTTAAGAAGGATCATCTGAAGAAAGTACTATCTCAACTTGATATTAACAATGAAAAACCTTCAGTCCTTTTGTATCATCTACCACGGGGATTGAAGACTGCAAATGAAGCAGGAGTTGATTTGCAACTTTCAGGCCACACACACAAAGGCCAGATGTTTCCTTTTAATTTTCTGGTCAAATTAATGTTCCCGTATGTGAAGGGCATTTATGAGTATAATGGTGCACAATTGAAGACTTATTTATACGTTTCTCCAGGTACCGGGACATGGGGACCGCCTATGAGACTGGGATCAAAATGTGAGATAACATTGATTAATTTGAGAAGTGGAGTTCAAGGTTAA
- a CDS encoding methanogenesis marker 7 protein, whose product MYETLTYTGGIHKHEEMNELIEDLGGFVLQETTSQMDLVLTLAVPIEDVDKVKEKAKQLLGKVQIAPMAGTEIAVVSPTLARQHLPHSACDISEYLRRYGAKDNMIGLARGAGKGISRISEDEKNLIEEHDLAVFALGSFKECITNKTHLFEDIEIPVVVTGAPNIDVSEIPGADAYVGGLGRIPRRLKRGEDIRALRKLVEVVEGILDKKRVEMADDPPIVPSILVKTEIENQVPAVKEIYSPLPVVSQLDGVRVKLNYDDYHEEISKVVVNDYVLGDISDIKKSFMYDYTLVKLLPETSII is encoded by the coding sequence ATGTATGAAACTCTGACTTATACTGGTGGAATTCACAAGCACGAAGAAATGAATGAGCTTATAGAAGATCTTGGGGGTTTTGTGCTCCAGGAGACCACAAGTCAAATGGATCTAGTTCTAACGCTTGCAGTCCCAATTGAAGACGTTGACAAGGTAAAGGAAAAAGCAAAGCAACTTCTTGGAAAGGTTCAAATTGCTCCAATGGCCGGTACTGAAATAGCGGTAGTTTCACCAACCCTTGCAAGGCAGCATCTTCCCCATTCTGCCTGTGACATCTCTGAATATCTACGTAGATACGGTGCAAAGGATAACATGATAGGACTCGCCAGGGGCGCTGGAAAAGGGATATCCAGAATATCCGAAGACGAAAAAAACCTCATAGAGGAGCATGATCTGGCAGTATTTGCCCTTGGAAGCTTTAAAGAATGCATAACAAATAAAACTCATCTCTTTGAGGATATAGAAATACCTGTGGTAGTAACAGGAGCTCCCAACATTGACGTTTCTGAAATACCGGGGGCAGACGCTTATGTTGGGGGTCTTGGTAGAATTCCAAGGAGACTTAAAAGGGGAGAAGATATAAGGGCACTTAGAAAACTTGTTGAGGTTGTTGAGGGAATTCTTGACAAGAAAAGGGTTGAAATGGCGGACGATCCACCGATTGTGCCATCCATACTTGTAAAAACAGAGATAGAAAATCAGGTGCCTGCTGTAAAAGAGATTTATTCTCCATTACCGGTTGTAAGCCAGCTTGATGGTGTAAGGGTCAAATTAAACTATGATGATTACCATGAGGAAATTTCAAAGGTTGTTGTGAACGACTATGTCCTTGGTGATATCTCAGATATAAAAAAATCGTTTATGTACGATTATACACTGGTCAAACTGCTTCCAGAGACTTCAATTATCTAA
- a CDS encoding V-type ATP synthase subunit I domain-containing protein has product MNYFMRFADMKIVTTPMCQEILRLAGVRDFTVMKDTDSAGADVAVVLSETNTNKKSIKIKLNTFSQINNSIKTISDMFGTQPVSSVGNAGVLDSSNENRKIKVKVYSNFLKDIVEDLGFTVVHENDDQNTYDFLVYPDYMKDEITDEIKLNGFRAVEIPSHKNAPLNPIKRAELRYNILEKNLCMKL; this is encoded by the coding sequence TTGAATTATTTTATGAGGTTCGCTGATATGAAGATCGTTACAACACCCATGTGTCAGGAAATACTGAGACTTGCAGGTGTCCGGGATTTTACTGTGATGAAAGATACGGATTCTGCAGGTGCAGACGTTGCGGTAGTCCTTTCAGAAACAAATACAAATAAGAAGTCAATAAAAATAAAGTTAAACACATTTTCACAGATAAATAACAGTATAAAAACGATTTCAGATATGTTTGGTACACAGCCCGTATCATCCGTGGGAAATGCAGGTGTTCTGGATTCTTCCAATGAAAATCGAAAAATAAAAGTTAAAGTATATTCAAATTTTTTAAAGGATATTGTGGAGGATCTTGGATTCACGGTTGTCCACGAAAACGATGATCAAAATACATATGATTTTTTGGTTTATCCGGATTACATGAAAGATGAGATAACAGATGAAATAAAGCTCAATGGGTTCAGGGCTGTTGAGATACCATCCCATAAAAATGCACCCTTAAACCCAATTAAAAGGGCTGAACTGAGATACAACATTCTGGAGAAAAACTTATGTATGAAACTCTGA
- a CDS encoding TRAM domain-containing protein, which translates to MFRVDQSPKTAPIQEGEEYDVKIEDVGKEGDGITRIEGFVVFVPDTKAGDEVKVRITSVRRRFAFAEKVE; encoded by the coding sequence ATGTTTAGAGTAGATCAAAGTCCAAAAACAGCTCCTATTCAAGAAGGGGAAGAATACGACGTTAAAATTGAGGATGTAGGTAAAGAAGGAGATGGCATAACCCGTATAGAAGGTTTTGTTGTGTTTGTGCCGGATACTAAAGCAGGTGACGAAGTTAAAGTGAGGATAACATCTGTAAGAAGACGTTTTGCTTTTGCTGAGAAAGTCGAGTGA
- the comB gene encoding 2-phosphosulfolactate phosphatase, with the protein MKVSLSLERSNSRDVAIMVDTLRASTTMTVALENFKKILPVKNIEEAEKLADKYNAVLAGERDGARVEGFDAGNSPVEIKNFKGEILVLTTTNGTRVLEGINSKTLVGSFINAKAVAEKAVEIADSHIEVVMAGVNGKFVIEDFLGAGAIISNLQDQELDEAAIAACMASHDKKMVNDAVKNSKSAAGLYKLGLGKDVEFCLNRNIYDTVPVYKNGTVEKML; encoded by the coding sequence ATGAAAGTTTCCCTAAGTCTAGAAAGATCAAACTCCCGCGACGTTGCAATAATGGTAGATACATTAAGGGCCAGTACCACCATGACGGTTGCACTTGAAAATTTCAAGAAGATATTACCGGTAAAAAACATAGAAGAGGCAGAAAAACTTGCAGATAAATACAATGCAGTTCTGGCAGGCGAAAGAGACGGAGCACGAGTAGAAGGTTTCGATGCAGGAAATTCACCTGTTGAAATCAAAAACTTTAAAGGAGAAATTCTAGTTCTCACAACAACCAACGGAACCCGGGTACTTGAAGGAATAAATTCAAAAACTCTTGTAGGATCCTTTATAAACGCAAAAGCGGTGGCAGAAAAGGCGGTTGAAATTGCAGACAGCCACATTGAAGTTGTGATGGCCGGAGTGAATGGAAAATTTGTCATAGAAGACTTTCTTGGAGCAGGTGCGATAATATCCAATCTGCAGGATCAAGAACTGGATGAAGCAGCTATTGCAGCCTGCATGGCTTCTCATGATAAAAAAATGGTGAATGATGCCGTTAAAAATTCAAAATCTGCAGCTGGACTCTACAAACTAGGATTGGGCAAAGATGTTGAATTTTGCCTCAATCGAAATATATATGATACTGTTCCAGTATACAAAAATGGAACAGTTGAAAAGATGCTGTAG
- a CDS encoding TraB/GumN family protein, whose protein sequence is MAPENLKIIGTAHVSDKSVEEVRQTILEENPDVVAVELCQNRYLNMMAEKNGQQKQDVPIKEIIKGNNLTMFLVSTFLSYFQKKIGEDVGVKPGSEMIAAIEAADEVGAKVALIDRDIQITLKRALNQMSYFEKAKFVYGIIASFFSKEEAIEDIESIKEGDTLAEIMGYFKDMSPKAFDVLVTERDAFMASRLLEINEENVVAVVGAGHQEGIKKNMENPKDIPPLQELLNIKKSKIPIGKLILFSIPAIFIIIFVLAFINGINIKTSIMQFVLLTGGLSFIGSILSGSKIYSAVTAFLVAPVTSIHPLLAAGWFSGIVEAKYRHVSMDDMSNITKCESFRELLGNNLFRVLLVVVGTDIGCTIGTLISIPNVFLPLFNKIFGFG, encoded by the coding sequence ATGGCACCAGAAAATCTTAAAATAATTGGCACAGCCCATGTATCGGATAAAAGTGTTGAAGAAGTAAGACAAACAATACTTGAAGAAAACCCCGATGTTGTGGCAGTTGAGCTGTGTCAAAACCGTTATCTAAATATGATGGCTGAAAAAAACGGCCAGCAAAAGCAGGATGTCCCAATAAAGGAGATCATAAAAGGGAACAACCTTACCATGTTCCTTGTGAGCACCTTCTTATCCTACTTCCAAAAGAAAATAGGGGAAGATGTGGGAGTTAAACCTGGTTCTGAAATGATTGCAGCCATAGAAGCTGCTGATGAGGTTGGGGCGAAGGTGGCACTCATTGATAGGGACATTCAAATAACCCTGAAACGCGCTTTAAACCAGATGAGTTATTTTGAGAAGGCAAAATTTGTATATGGTATAATAGCTTCATTTTTCAGTAAAGAAGAGGCCATAGAAGATATTGAAAGCATTAAAGAAGGAGATACATTGGCAGAAATTATGGGGTATTTTAAAGACATGTCACCCAAAGCCTTTGACGTGCTAGTAACAGAAAGGGACGCTTTTATGGCCAGTAGACTCCTTGAAATCAACGAAGAAAATGTTGTGGCCGTTGTTGGAGCCGGACATCAGGAAGGAATAAAAAAGAACATGGAAAACCCCAAGGATATTCCCCCGCTTCAAGAGCTTTTGAACATCAAAAAATCAAAAATTCCCATTGGGAAGCTCATTTTATTCTCAATACCTGCTATTTTTATCATAATTTTTGTACTTGCATTTATAAACGGTATAAACATCAAAACCAGCATAATGCAATTTGTATTGCTCACAGGAGGGCTTTCGTTTATCGGTTCAATTTTATCGGGTTCAAAAATATACTCTGCAGTAACAGCATTTTTAGTGGCCCCCGTAACCTCTATACATCCACTTTTAGCTGCAGGATGGTTTTCAGGGATAGTTGAAGCCAAATACAGACATGTTTCCATGGACGATATGTCCAACATCACAAAATGCGAAAGTTTCAGGGAGCTTCTAGGAAACAACCTTTTCAGGGTGCTTCTTGTAGTCGTAGGGACAGATATAGGCTGTACAATCGGTACCCTTATCTCTATACCAAATGTGTTCTTACCTCTCTTCAACAAGATATTTGGATTTGGATAG
- a CDS encoding DUF1922 domain-containing protein, which translates to MYLIFRCDCGRTMYSKEEVARKKCVCGKNLKVKERRILAKTDNAESASQMVRKFQEEKYGGLQFTTADRI; encoded by the coding sequence ATGTACCTCATCTTTAGATGTGACTGCGGCCGCACAATGTACTCCAAAGAGGAAGTAGCTCGCAAAAAATGCGTTTGCGGTAAAAACCTTAAGGTTAAGGAGAGGAGAATCCTGGCCAAAACAGACAATGCTGAATCAGCTTCTCAAATGGTTAGAAAGTTTCAAGAAGAAAAGTACGGTGGGTTACAGTTCACCACAGCCGATAGGATCTGA
- a CDS encoding GTPBP1 family GTP-binding protein produces the protein MTDNIYDITKKGERKNIEFKENLKTDYHLKKDRKQQLASQMKYRMERGNGEAIYFIGVHDEGRLIGLSDDELEESLFVLENIALEIGAIILDVEKHPADMGRVAKVLIGKSQSLKKEHLLIGVAGHVDHGKSTLVGTLTTGTLDNGSGGTRIFLDVQKHEIERGLSADLSFAVYGFCDGKPVRLKNPLNKKEKAKLVEKCDKVVSFVDTVGHEPWLRTTIRGIVGQKLNYGLLVVAADQGPTHITKEHLGIILAMELPVIVVMTKIDMVTTERIREVRGEIFDLLKLVGRIPYSVKTIKDADFVAENMNQHIVPVIKVSPVTGNGLEILDELFLRLKIPSNGEDIKKPFMMYIDKIYSVLGVGTVVSGTIRQGKVKKGDKLILGPTGTGEFMEVSARSIEMHHYKKENAETGEVVGISITGATVDNIRRGMIICHTDYHPQPVREFEADVAILVHPTTIKKGYECITHIETIAETTTFEPRDKEYMSAGDTGKIKMRFKYRPYSIHEGQRLIFREGRSKGVGTVTRIIE, from the coding sequence ATGACCGATAATATCTACGATATTACAAAAAAGGGCGAAAGAAAAAACATAGAATTCAAAGAAAATCTTAAAACAGATTACCATCTCAAAAAAGACCGAAAACAGCAACTTGCAAGCCAAATGAAGTATCGTATGGAACGGGGCAATGGTGAAGCAATTTATTTCATAGGGGTTCATGATGAAGGCCGCCTCATAGGACTTTCAGATGATGAACTTGAAGAATCTCTTTTTGTTTTAGAAAATATAGCGCTTGAAATTGGTGCCATTATTTTAGATGTAGAAAAGCATCCTGCAGACATGGGACGCGTTGCAAAAGTTCTTATAGGTAAATCACAGAGCCTAAAAAAAGAACATCTTTTGATAGGGGTTGCAGGGCATGTTGACCACGGTAAAAGCACCCTTGTGGGTACTCTGACAACAGGAACCCTCGACAACGGGTCTGGTGGAACCCGAATATTTCTGGACGTGCAGAAACATGAAATAGAACGTGGTTTATCCGCAGATCTTTCATTTGCAGTTTATGGATTCTGTGATGGCAAACCGGTTCGTCTTAAAAATCCCCTGAACAAAAAAGAAAAGGCTAAACTCGTTGAAAAATGTGATAAGGTTGTTTCCTTTGTTGACACAGTGGGACATGAACCATGGCTCCGCACCACTATAAGGGGCATAGTCGGGCAAAAACTTAACTACGGCCTCCTTGTTGTAGCCGCAGACCAGGGACCTACACACATCACAAAGGAACATTTAGGGATCATACTGGCCATGGAACTGCCTGTGATCGTTGTAATGACCAAAATTGATATGGTGACAACCGAAAGGATTCGAGAGGTTCGAGGGGAAATATTTGACCTTCTGAAACTCGTTGGGAGAATCCCTTACTCGGTGAAAACCATCAAAGACGCTGATTTTGTGGCAGAAAACATGAATCAACACATAGTTCCAGTTATAAAAGTATCTCCTGTAACAGGTAATGGTTTAGAAATCTTAGACGAACTATTTTTACGATTGAAGATCCCATCAAACGGAGAAGATATCAAAAAACCGTTTATGATGTATATAGATAAAATATACTCTGTTTTAGGCGTTGGAACTGTCGTAAGTGGCACAATAAGGCAGGGTAAAGTTAAAAAGGGAGATAAACTCATTTTAGGACCAACAGGGACCGGTGAATTCATGGAGGTTAGTGCAAGATCCATAGAAATGCACCACTACAAAAAAGAAAACGCAGAAACTGGAGAAGTTGTTGGAATCTCAATAACAGGGGCAACCGTTGACAATATAAGGAGAGGGATGATTATCTGCCATACTGATTACCATCCACAACCTGTAAGAGAATTTGAGGCAGATGTTGCCATATTAGTACATCCAACAACCATTAAAAAAGGTTACGAGTGCATAACCCACATAGAAACAATTGCAGAAACTACAACATTTGAACCTCGGGATAAAGAGTACATGTCAGCAGGAGACACAGGTAAAATCAAGATGCGATTTAAATATAGGCCGTACTCTATTCATGAGGGTCAGAGGTTGATATTCCGCGAAGGAAGGAGCAAAGGTGTGGGAACGGTTACAAGGATCATTGAGTAG
- a CDS encoding TIGR00269 family protein: MKQLDKESFNSYIENTARSVIKDYRLIEPGEKIVVGLSGGKDSVLTLYILSKFMDDFDFEMVAISIDEGISGYRCEGIKTARKIARDLGVELVEKSFKDEFGFLLDDISDFYKSSCIPCGVFRRTLLNKTAYQLGADKLATGHNMDDEIQSFLMSFARADFRRFIKFGPKLDKIHPKLVPRIKPLWKIPEKDVGIWAILNGIDVHFAECPYSHTSLRAKMKDHLNRLEGKRPGTKIAILESFDKTFKFDKIVVELGECELCGEPSSLRICKACEMVEDIKNRIVIPE, from the coding sequence ATGAAACAGCTGGATAAAGAAAGTTTCAACAGTTACATAGAAAACACTGCTAGAAGCGTCATCAAAGACTACAGACTCATAGAACCTGGAGAAAAGATTGTTGTTGGACTTTCAGGTGGAAAAGACAGTGTTTTAACTCTTTATATTCTATCGAAGTTCATGGATGATTTTGATTTTGAAATGGTTGCAATATCCATTGATGAGGGAATTTCAGGATACAGATGTGAGGGTATAAAAACAGCACGCAAAATTGCACGGGATCTGGGTGTTGAGCTCGTTGAAAAGTCTTTCAAAGATGAATTTGGATTCCTGCTTGATGATATTTCCGATTTTTACAAGAGCTCCTGCATACCTTGTGGAGTATTCAGAAGAACTCTTTTAAACAAAACAGCCTATCAACTGGGTGCTGATAAACTTGCAACAGGCCATAACATGGATGATGAAATACAATCCTTTTTAATGAGCTTTGCAAGGGCTGATTTCAGAAGGTTCATTAAATTTGGGCCTAAACTCGATAAAATCCACCCAAAATTGGTCCCCCGGATAAAACCGCTGTGGAAAATACCTGAAAAAGATGTTGGAATATGGGCCATACTCAATGGCATTGATGTGCACTTTGCAGAATGCCCTTACAGTCACACATCGCTTCGTGCCAAAATGAAGGATCATCTGAACCGTCTTGAGGGTAAAAGGCCCGGTACAAAGATCGCAATTCTTGAATCCTTTGATAAAACCTTTAAATTTGATAAAATAGTTGTGGAACTTGGAGAATGTGAATTGTGCGGTGAACCTTCATCTTTAAGAATTTGTAAGGCATGTGAAATGGTTGAAGATATAAAAAATCGTATTGTTATTCCAGAATGA
- a CDS encoding MTH1187 family thiamine-binding protein, which yields MISAEITIIPIGTSGTSLSQYIAAAVSALDEVGIKYEISGMGTLMETNNPKELFKAIEAAHEAVFTEGTNRVATSIKIDDRRDTERTMKDKVTSVKKKL from the coding sequence ATGATATCTGCAGAAATTACCATAATCCCAATAGGAACCTCTGGAACAAGTCTGAGCCAGTACATAGCTGCGGCTGTGTCTGCTCTGGATGAGGTAGGTATAAAATATGAGATAAGTGGAATGGGAACCCTAATGGAAACAAACAACCCTAAAGAACTTTTTAAAGCAATAGAAGCTGCCCATGAGGCAGTGTTCACAGAAGGAACCAACAGAGTTGCAACAAGCATTAAAATAGACGACAGAAGAGATACAGAAAGGACAATGAAAGATAAAGTAACTTCTGTCAAAAAAAAGCTCTGA